The Candidatus Zixiibacteriota bacterium genome has a segment encoding these proteins:
- a CDS encoding cation transporter has translation VGLVTESSNILLEAVPKHLSMDAIVEELKKIPGVKELHDFHLWTITSGIYALSGHLVIEDQMVSKSDQILKDANAVLQEKFGITHTTLQMECSACGQYPVCHLGE, from the coding sequence AGTGGGATTGGTAACAGAGTCAAGCAACATACTCTTAGAGGCAGTTCCCAAGCATTTGAGTATGGATGCCATCGTGGAGGAGTTGAAAAAGATTCCAGGCGTAAAAGAATTGCACGATTTTCATCTCTGGACTATTACTTCGGGGATTTATGCGTTATCCGGGCACCTGGTTATAGAGGACCAGATGGTCAGCAAAAGTGACCAGATCTTAAAAGATGCGAATGCAGTTTTACAGGAGAAGTTTGGGATTACCCATACGACTTTGCAGATGGAATGTTCAGCCTGTGGCCAATATCCAGTATGTCATTTAGGTGAATGA
- a CDS encoding FRG domain-containing protein has translation MTKQNRWYDNIKDAIGYCIDNYSGSKYVFRGQREDWPLRSTLFRVPEDEREIKWQETLKFCQWMLNNPYLKPYHQPQDKLIAIAQHYGYPTDLLDFTKDPKIAAFFASTGNIEVGKPGVILIIDLDMFRRLCQSYKIPGLLTLEIKGLWRLENQQGIFLRDYHDFMRQIDNMGYIDLFLEKVLFKQIKGVNITTFFPEINQGFIYPEPNDLEREIMRYEDIRLRSRPIESLIDLDSFTVLHIERDPVGKDVEELLSSTLWEADELEKWSTVSQLRYIDYPRVDNNETIGIHFESTLPAISTTEDLLKPYILVIREFRRRVVNKVDLPMVKPIASNSIMQQFENVDKIVFSSNAEYEEFKKLPIIEKSTFPECAKLYFIHVLTKNIQEILMISTFLPFLELEVAKSIQTSFSLVFNCRAHNLNLYTNPRLTSPYEGEVVVLEYEDEAGVVSRCCAPSSYFDNLEEMTKIRQLFNKKYPQYALEKNSQLFQFMHDIRKIMSLREAIDLWASIIVPSEIFFRSKIDRVLNPYYVKKIGYA, from the coding sequence ATGACGAAACAAAATAGATGGTATGACAATATAAAAGATGCTATAGGCTATTGCATCGATAATTATTCGGGAAGCAAATATGTTTTTAGAGGGCAAAGAGAGGACTGGCCACTGCGATCCACTTTGTTTAGAGTTCCAGAAGATGAGAGAGAGATAAAATGGCAAGAGACACTTAAATTCTGCCAATGGATGCTAAATAACCCATATCTAAAACCATACCATCAGCCACAGGATAAATTGATCGCTATTGCTCAGCATTATGGGTATCCTACAGATCTGTTAGACTTTACAAAAGACCCGAAAATTGCCGCCTTCTTTGCGAGTACAGGTAACATTGAGGTAGGGAAACCTGGAGTAATTCTTATCATAGATCTCGATATGTTCCGTCGTCTATGCCAATCTTACAAAATCCCAGGATTGCTCACTTTAGAAATTAAAGGGCTCTGGAGACTTGAAAATCAGCAAGGAATATTTTTGCGTGACTATCATGATTTTATGAGACAAATTGATAATATGGGTTATATAGATTTGTTTCTAGAAAAAGTACTATTTAAACAAATCAAGGGTGTCAATATTACAACCTTTTTCCCCGAAATCAATCAGGGATTTATATATCCAGAGCCAAATGACCTTGAAAGAGAAATAATGAGATATGAAGATATTCGTCTTAGAAGTAGACCTATAGAGTCACTTATAGATTTAGATTCGTTTACTGTACTTCATATTGAGAGAGACCCCGTAGGAAAAGACGTTGAGGAGTTACTCTCGTCCACACTATGGGAGGCGGATGAACTTGAGAAATGGTCAACTGTTAGTCAACTTAGATACATAGATTATCCAAGAGTCGATAATAATGAGACAATCGGCATTCATTTCGAGAGTACTCTGCCAGCAATATCAACTACAGAAGATTTATTAAAACCATATATCTTAGTAATCCGAGAGTTTAGAAGGCGAGTGGTGAATAAGGTGGATCTCCCTATGGTTAAACCTATTGCAAGTAATAGTATTATGCAACAATTTGAAAATGTAGACAAAATTGTTTTTTCATCCAACGCTGAATATGAAGAGTTCAAGAAGCTACCAATAATTGAGAAATCAACTTTTCCTGAATGCGCAAAGCTTTATTTTATTCACGTTCTTACGAAAAATATACAAGAGATATTAATGATTTCAACTTTTCTGCCATTTTTAGAACTAGAAGTTGCTAAGTCTATTCAGACTAGTTTTTCGCTCGTTTTTAATTGCAGAGCTCATAATTTGAACCTTTATACCAATCCAAGGCTGACTTCACCATATGAAGGAGAGGTAGTTGTACTTGAGTATGAAGATGAAGCTGGAGTTGTCTCTAGATGTTGCGCACCAAGTAGCTATTTTGATAATTTGGAAGAGATGACCAAAATAAGACAACTATTTAATAAGAAGTATCCACAATATGCACTCGAAAAGAATTCACAATTATTCCAATTCATGCATGACATAAGAAAGATAATGTCATTGAGAGAGGCTATTGACCTATGGGCTAGTATCATTGTCCCTTCAGAAATCTTTTTCAGATCCAAAATAGACAGGGTCCTCAATCCATATTATGTGAAAAAAATTGGTTATGCTTAA
- a CDS encoding class I tRNA ligase family protein, whose translation MEKRILSFWKENKIFEKSIQKRLDAPKFVFYEGPPTANGKPGVHHVISRTIKDLICRYKTMRGFRVDRKAGWDTHGLPVEIEVEKELGLKSKADVEKYGVANFNAKCRESVFKYLKDWDELTERIGYW comes from the coding sequence ATGGAGAAAAGGATTTTGTCCTTCTGGAAGGAGAACAAAATCTTTGAAAAGAGTATCCAGAAAAGGCTGGATGCTCCAAAATTTGTTTTCTATGAAGGTCCTCCTACAGCTAATGGTAAGCCAGGGGTTCATCATGTTATCTCCAGGACTATCAAGGACTTAATTTGCAGATACAAGACCATGCGAGGATTCAGAGTTGACCGAAAGGCTGGCTGGGATACGCATGGACTTCCAGTGGAGATCGAGGTTGAGAAGGAGCTTGGGTTAAAATCCAAAGCAGACGTGGAGAAATACGGGGTTGCCAATTTCAATGCCAAATGCAGGGAGAGCGTTTTCAAATACCTGAAGGACTGGGATGAGCTGACTGAAAGGATCGGCTACTGG